The Lolium rigidum isolate FL_2022 chromosome 2, APGP_CSIRO_Lrig_0.1, whole genome shotgun sequence genomic interval CGGGTACTCCTGGAGCACGACGGTGGCGGGGTACGGCGGCGGAGAGTAGTACTCGTACGACGGCTGCTGGTGGCGGTAATAGTACGGATCAGCCGCCACCGGCGAGTAGCTGGGGCCCTGGTGATTACTGTACTGGCCGTAGGTGGCAGAGTCACTGCGCGCGCCGTCGTGCACCGAGTggtagccgccgctgctgccggtggCGCTGCTGCTCGCGTAGCCGCGGCCACCCTGCAGGGTGTGCAGCTCGACGATGTCGGCGTGTCCCACCTTCCGGCGCAGCTTGCTGATGAGGTCGTTGGAGTCGACGCCTTCGCCGACCACCTGCAGCAGGCTCCGGCCTTCCCCCGACACCGTCACCGACTCCACTCCTGAACGAATCCATCGTCGTCTCAAATGTTAACACATTGAGCAATTCCAGAGCTTCGTTAAGAACATATTTATTGATGCAGCTGCTTACCATCGATTGCGGCTGCGATCTTCATGGCCTTGGAGTATTGGCCCTTCTCGGAGCTCGCCTCCATCCTGATCATCATCTCCGTCTGCACGAACACCACCAAATTAACACGCAGAAATAGATCAAACTGCCGTCGATTCCCGTAAACCAATGAATATTTCTCCCCTGAAAACGCTACGAGAACCAAAAGAAGAAAAGAGTCCACGCAGAACCAGAAATGTTACAGGTACGTACTCTCATGGTGTTGTCGCTGTCGATCCTCAGCTGAGTACGGGCTAAGCTAGCAATCAAGCAAGAGCGAATGGTTACAGAGCAGTGCGCGTTTGTTCGCTTTATATACTAACATGCTTACCATCGAATGGTTGCAGCAGCAGTAGACTAACAATATACTAACATGCCGTAGGCAAAGCTTCGAGCCGACTGACTTTCATGGCAACTACAGGTGCCGTACTTTCCTTGTACATCATGGTTTGCCGGTAGATTCGTTGCAAAGCACCCAATCATCAGCATACACGGACACGGCGCCGCAATTTGTATATTGAAACCGACCTTGACTTACTGCGACGAAGACTTGGCCTCTCATCCAAAGATTACGCAGCGCGCACGATAAACCCCGGACGTTAAACGTAGGGATTTACTGACCTGTTCGTACTTTTCGGTAAGACGGTAGTACTCGACAGCTTAGGTGATACCAAATGACCAACTTACACAAATTCCACGGGAAGATTGGAAGTGGTTACCATTTGTCGTCATTGTGTCAAACCAAACTTAGGGACCATCGATGATGTGCTCCACAACGCTTCAGAGTTTTTCTTGATATTGTTTTGTTGGGTTGCTCACCACATATGGCATACTCTTCCTATCTGCGAAATAAGTCTACTTCTAGCTTTTGCCCTATATCAAATGTATTCGAATTTCACAAATATTATAGCATTAAACTAACAATACTAATCTTTCTTAAAATGTGGTTTCAACATATGTACTAATTTTACATCATATGTTCCTAGTTTTTTTTAATAATATTGTCAAAGTCTAAAATTTTAACTTACTGCAAAAGCTAAAAGTACATTTATTTTGTGGACAGATGGAATATGGCAGTAGGCTAAAAAGTTTTTTAAAGGGAAACAACAGGACTCTACTATGAGGTTTTTATTAATTGCAACCAATAGTTACACAGTTTATAAGTTTGTCAACGATAAAGCTAAAGGGTTTATCGATTCAATTACAAGAAGCTTTCTCAGAAAACAAGCCCTGCTAGTTCATGAGCAACTTCATTTACTTAAGTGTCGCCAAGTCGATACAATCTGCAAAAACAGCCCATCACTCTCTCCACCAAAATTTTCTCCTGTACATACTTGAATAATCTTAGTTGCGTCAGCCTCCGCCTAAACATTGTTGCACCCTAAGCGATTGAAGGCTTAAAAGTTGTTGTTAAGCTGATTTGGCATCGGATGTTTCCGTGAAGTCCTTTTTACTAAAAAAAAGGAGGCAAATCATTTCCTTGAGAGTATCACAGGCCGTTCGGTAAGGAATGCAAAGGCGGCTGTGTTCAGCCATTCGGATACAGTTGGCTtgatcttctttttttctttgttcATGCTACATCGTTTGATCTCTTGCTGGGCCAAAAGGCCaataaatactactccctccgatcctaaaaaagTGTCCGAAGCCTAACACAAATACATTTTacatttaaatccttctaattttAATAAAAGAAGCACAACGTTTTACAACATGTGGCTCCGCGCCGCACGCGCGTATTCTGGCTTGGTCCTCTCAGCTGCGTTAGGCTGCAATCCACGTGATCTGCAAGAAGTGGTCCCTTTTCCAATCGCTATCCAATCCCATCCCGTGCTCCAGCATACACACCACACATGCTTACCGAGTAAGCCAACACTTAAATCTGTCAGATCATCCAGCAAACCACATCGTGTCCGGCGTAGACGATCCCAAATCCAGCGGGAGTGGCGTCCACGGGACTGCGGGGAAGAGGAAACATCGTGGAGTGCGGgttaacagaaaagaaaaagtaaGGGTCGTTTTGCGAAGTTCCCTGTCAGACAGTTTTTTCGGACCGGAGGGACTACAAACTATGGTTCTTATCACAGCCTATTGCGAGATCGCATCCACTATTTCTCATTTACAGCGACTTTGAGCACAGATTTGGCGGAATCCTATTCATCACCCGCGGGTAATGGGTATAAACCATCGCCCGCATGGTTTCACCTAACGGGGAGAGTTTGGGCTACGGCTCATCCAGTAGCCCTCGGGTTTTTTTTCCGGTTTTTGTCgagtttttttcttgtttttcttgggtTTCGGTTTTCTTTCgatttttcttcgatttttttttgttttcttttttctgcttTTTCTTTACTAACAAATTTTAAAGTAGAGCAAATTTTAAAgttaagcaaatttcaaattcgaacaaatttcaaattaagcaaaattcaaatttgagcaaattttgaatttgggcaatttttaaatcTAAGAAATTTTCGAATCTGGGCAAATTTGAAATCTAAGAAATTTTCGAATATGATAAAATTTCAATTCTAGGCAAATTTCAAATCTAAAGAAATTTTGAATTTAGGAAATTTTAAAACAACCAAACTAATCGGCCAGGCCCATAAATGGTTTCCCCTTGGCGATGGTTATAAACAATCGCTAACAGGTCATGGTTAGCTACTTCTAGAGGTTTGCTTGCAGCGCCACCTGCAGGCCCTAGGCCCATTTACgctgatttttttctttttgctttTCCCTTTTCTTCCTTCCTATTTTTTTTCCAGGTATTACATGAATACCAGTTTTCAAGCCATTTTTTTAATTGAATATGCCATCATTATTTTGAATAGGTGAACATTTTTCTTGAACCAATGAATATTTTTCAAGCCCGGGAACCTACGTTCTGAATCATGAATATTTTTTTCACACTCGATGGATTAACATTTTGTTGGAACCAATGAATATTTTTTTCAAGCCCGGGAACCTACGTTCAAAATCATGAATAATTTTATCAAACTTGATGAGATTTTTTTTGAACCAATGAATTATTTTTCGAGCCCGGGAACCTACGTTCAAAATCATGAATAATTTTATCAGACTCGACGGGattaatattttttgcaaaacatAAACATCTCATTTGAGATGTATGAATAGTTCTAAAATGttaaaacatttttaaaatagGTGAATTTTTTCATCAAGTATAAACCTTTTATATATAGGTGAATGATTTTTGAACCCATACCAGTTTTTAAACATGATCACATTTTTAATATATATGAACAATATTTAAATGACCTGAAACATATTTAAAGAAATGAACAATTGTTTGTTACAAGTGAACATTTTGTAATGCTCGAACGTATTTTCAATGATTTTTCATAATTACGGAACTAAttataaataaaaaattaaatataATTTGTGAGATAAAACTAAAATGCAAAAAGTAAAATAAGCCCACTTGGTGGGCCGTACCAATGACGTTCCAATGGAAGACCGCTGCGGGCAACTACTCCCTATAAGCGGTACATTGGAGTTCCCTTGCGAGATCGCAGGCGCAAGAAACTTGAGCTGCCGTCCCAATGAACAATATTTAATAGTGATTCGACTTTTGCAAACTATGTTTGTAGATAAAAAATTATTTTTCAATATTTCTACCTGCTATGAAAATTATTCGTGTATAAAATTACAAAAATGTTGATTCATCAATGTTAAAAATATTGTTCATCAATATCCGgtgggattttttttttgggaGGATAACCATTTTTATATTTAGTAACTATTTCACAATCCATTAACTATGTTTAAAGTATATTGTAAAATGTTTGTAACGCCCAGGATCATACCCCTAATAGATTCCCCCCGTGACCGCCTTGACCCCGACCTCCTCCTGCCCTCGCGCGAGCCTGCTGTCTGCCGCCCCTGGCCGCAGTAGCTCGGGCCAGCGAGCTCCTCCCGTCGCCGCGCGCCTCTGCAACCCCGCGACCCCGAGCTCGTCGACCACATCAGCGCCAGCCGTTCGGTGCAACAGTTCCCTGCCTTCGCGTGCTGCTGCCGCTGTTTCGCTCGGTCACGACCACTTCATCGACCGGTGCTTCGCAGGCTGCCAAATTCCTCAGTTGCCTCCTTCGTTCGTGTCCAGCACGGGTGCCCCAACAGCGACACGTAGCACTCTGCCTCGGCCACCATCGCCAAGTTCGCGTCATGTGCCCTGAACCGGCGATCTCGACATCCAAGTGCTATTCTAGTTCTGCCCGTGCTATGGGCACGGTGAATCTGTGGGGCATCATTTTGATaccacttttaaaacaaaataaaacttttataaaaccaaaatttggcatacatgcctAAGTGGCTAATAGTGCCATTTTAGGGTTTGGGTTTTGAAATGAATTTAAATTTTCACTAAAATGCAATGAtgtcatgatgcttatgaatgcaatgcatgatgtttagaattttaaaatttgggatgttacaaacctaccccttaagatgaatctcgtcctcgagattcggaaaggctagcaaataggtgtggatGGTCCTCTCGAAGCTTATTTTCTCGCTCCCAAGTAGCTTCAGTTCCACTGGACTTTACAGAATCTGATTGTCTTAGTACAAGTAGCTATTTCTGCTATCTCCAGTATTTTGATTGGCTTTTCTTCGTATGTAAGATCACTCTCCAATTGTACTTCCTCAAGTGGTACTGTATCGCTCAACAGGGTCTCTACCATATCTGAAtgacacttcttcagttggcttACATGGAACACGTTATGAATTGCAGATAGAGATCCAGGAAGTTCCAACTTATATGCTACTTCACCTTTGCGAGCcaggatcttgaatggtcctacaaaACGGAGTGgtaactttccctttactccaaatctcttcaCATCATGAAGTGGTGAGACTCTAAGGTATGATCTATCACCCATCTCATAAGTCACTTCCCTACGCTTTgagtcagcgtagctcttctaTCTGGATTGAGCTATCTTCAATCTATCCGTGATCAATCTGAGCTTCTCTTCAGCATCCTTGATCAAGTCTGGACCAAATAGACTCCTTTGTTCTACGCCACACCATAGCAGTGGGGCGGTGCACTTTCTTCCATATAGTGCCTCAAATGGAGCCATTCCAATACTTGCTTGGtggctattgttgtatgaaaattctGCGTATGGCAAATTTTCATCCCAGCTGGATCCATAATCCAACgcacaagctctcaacatatcttccaagatTTGGTTTACCCTTTCAGTCTGTCCATTAGTTTGTGGGTGAAATGTTGTGCTGAACTCAAGTCCAGTTCCCAAAAGTGAGAAGTGAACTGAGTACCTCTAACTGAAACAAtgctcttgggcactccatgcaaaCAAATGATTCTGCTCATGTATATCTTAGCTAGCTTGACACTTGTATAGGTGGGCTTCACTGGTATAAAGTGAGCCACTTTAGTTAGACAGTCCACTACGACCCAAGTTGAATCATACCCTGATCTAGTCTTTGGcaatccggtgataaagtccacgccaatcactacaagaaaagttctgatagacaacgtcccaaaatcgtcaactaaggggcatttttcgtcgcctatgggcctaacccgacgatatgggttctgttgtcgaaactgcgtcaggcaaagtcctacgacgatttttccggtccgtcgcgcttgggcgcccttccgccacggaaaatcggaccgttgcccaagtgtttccggagcccgttgaccgccgacgcatGCAACCGACAGTGCGACGCANNNNNNNNNNNNNNNNNNNNNNNNNNNNNNNNNNNNNNNNNNNNNNNNNNNNNNNNNNNNNNNNNNNNNNNNNNNNNNNNNNNNNNNNNNNNNNNNNNNNgaaaaccttcccggaggccGCCCATCCATCGCCGAAGCCAGATCGCAGGGGACAGGATCTCGTGATCGGCACGCCGCGCGGACGGGGGGGTGCCCCcggaggcttctccatcgacaccaccgccatcttcatcagcgGCCTGTCtctccatgaggagggagtagttctccatcgtagGCTTCGGggcataccggtagctatgtggttcatctctctcctatgtacttcaatacaataatctcatgagctgccttacatgattgagattcatatgatgatgcttgtaatctagatgtcattatgctagtcaagtgggttttacttatgtgatctccggagactccttgtcccacgtgtgtaaaggtgacgagtgtgtgcaccgtgtgggtctcttaggctatatttcacagaatacttattcatctgttatgaatggcatagtgaagtgcttatttatatctctttatgattgcaatgtgtttgtatcacaatttatccatgtgctactctagtgatgttattaaagtagtttattcctctgcacggtgtaatggtgacggtgtgtgcatccgtgctagtacttgacgtaggctatgattgtgatctcttgtagattatgaagttaactattgctatgatggtattgatgtgatctattcctcctttcgtagtgtgaaggtgacagtgtgcatgctatgctagtacttggtttagttgtgttgatactttcatgcactctaaggttatttcgatatgaacattgaatattgtggacatggaggagaaaattttctttgatgatactttacctcctatatatgatgattataatgatagtagtattttggtgccacctactatggaggataaaggttattatgattataccatgcctgcaatttatgatgattacaatgatgaatatgatattttcagtccacctactattgaggagaaaattaattatgattacaatatgcctcctatatatgatgattatggtgatgagaataataatgaaggctatcttattgaatttgctcccactacaattaatagtaatgattatgcttatgtggagagtaataattttatgcatgtagctcatgataagaatgtttcatgtgatagttatattgttgagtttgttcatgatgctactgaaagttattgtgagagagggaaacatggctatatgcatcttaataatattaagtttcccctctttatgctgaaaattttgaagttactcttgttttatcttgctatgcttgtcactttgttcttcatgaatttatttgtgtacaagattcctatgcataggaagcgggttagacttaaatttgtttcatacttgctttttgatgctctctttgcttcaactctcatccttatgtgagcatcactaaaattactgagcccatcttaatggctataaagaaagcacttattgggagataacccatgtttttattttactactgttttgttgtgtcttggaagttgttactactgtagcaacctctccttatatttattttattgcatttttgtgccaagtaaagtctctaacagaaagttgatactagatttggatttctgcgcagaaacagatttttagctgtcacaaatttgagtagatctctctgtaggagaacctaaaaCTTCTGCAAAaaatcatgcgtgttcctcagatatgtacgcaactatcattagttttgagttttctgatctgagcaaaagtgactcgaaaaaattcgtctttacggactgttctgttttgacagattctgccttttatttcgcattgcctcttttactgtgttgagtggatttctttgttacattaactttcagtaaccttgggtaatgtccggaagtgttaagaatgattgtgtccttgctaaacatgtgaatttttgattatgcactaaccctctaatgaagtttatgagaagtttggtgtggcggaagttttcaagggtcaagagagaagggtgatataatgtgatcaagaagagtgaagagcctaagcttggggatgcccccgtggttcatccctgcatatttcaagaagactcaagcgtctaagcttggggatgcccaaggcatccccttcttcatcaacaacttatcaggtcatctctagtgaaactatatttttattccatcacatcttatgtactttacttggagcgtctgtgtgcttttattttcgttttgttatcttagttctctgaataaattggatcataccttgtttgggagagagacacgctccgctttttcatatgaacactggtgttcttagttctacttttaatgttcatggaggagttgaaaaccgctttgttcattgctatttggatggaaacagaaaatgcttcatgtgggaaATGGTATATGtcctgaataacttgatacttggcaattgttttgagctctcatagatcatgtttaagctcttgcatcatgtagtttaaacctataagtggagaactaccgtagagcttgttgaaatttggattgcatgattgatctctctaaagtctagatattttctggtaaaagtgtttgagcaacaaggagacagtgtagagtcttataatgcttgcaatatgttcttatgtaagttttgctgtaccggttcatacttgtgttgcttcaaacaaccttgctagccaaagccttgtaccgagaggaaatgcttctcgtgcatccaaaaaccttgagccaaaactcatgccatttgtgtccaccataactacctactatgtggtatttctctgccattccaaagtaaattgcttgtgtgctacctttaaaatttcattcct includes:
- the LOC124690424 gene encoding uncharacterized protein LOC124690424; the protein is MAKSTGPKSPWERPAPRQIKVNVDGSFYLEEYAGSVAAVLRDTFGNFVAASTIYMPTVASASMTEALAMREGLALANRLGYNNVLMESDSTDVVEACRGDEAWWGEVSAVFADCVDLVSLIGCVNLARTQLRIDSDNTMRTEMMIRMEASSEKGQYSKAMKIAAAIDGVESVTVSGEGRSLLQVVGEGVDSNDLISKLRRKVGHADIVELHTLQGGRGYASSSATGSSGGYHSVHDGARSDSATYGQYSNHQGPSYSPVAADPYYYRHQQPSYEYYSPPPYPATVVLQEYPTGEAPGCSIM